The Elgaria multicarinata webbii isolate HBS135686 ecotype San Diego chromosome 1, rElgMul1.1.pri, whole genome shotgun sequence genome has a window encoding:
- the FAM78B gene encoding protein FAM78B, protein MGCLQSVACKARVRRENIVVYDVSASIEPGATAIEETSPIVLRYRTPYFRAAARVLMPPIPRRHTWVVGWIQACNHMEFYNTYSDLGMSSWELPDLREGRVKAISDSDGVSYPWYGNTTETVTLIGPTNKVSRFSVSMNDNFYPSVTWAVPVSDSNVPLLTRIKRDQSFTTWLVAMNMTTKEKIILQTIKWRMRVDIEVDPMQLLGKRARLVGRTQQDQPKILSRMEPIPPNALVKPNANDAQVLMWRPKRGLPLVVIPPK, encoded by the exons ATGGGCTGCCTGCAGAGCGTGGCGTGCAAGGCGCGGGTGCGCAGGGAGAATATCGTGGTGTACGACGTGTCGGCCTCTATTGAGCCCGGCGCCACCGCTATCGAGGAGACGTCGCCCATCGTGTTGCGCTACCGAACGCCCTACTTCCGCGCCGCCGCCCGTGTCCTCATGCCTCCCATCCCGCGCCGTCACACCTGGGTGGTGGGCTGGATCCAGGCCTGCAACCACATGGAGTTTTACAACACCTACAGCGACCTGGGCAT GTCAAGCTGGGAACTTCCAGACTTGAGGGAAGGACGTGTAAAAGCCATCAGTGACTCTGATGGAGTGAGCTACCCCTGGTATGGGAACACTACAGAAACAGTGACTTTGATTGGCCCCACCAATAAAGTCTCCAGGTTCTCAGTCAGTATGAATGACAATTTCTATCCTAGCGTGACATGGGCCGTCCCCGTGAGTGACAGTAATGTGCCACTACTAACCAGGATCAAACGGGATCAAAGCTTTACTACATGGCTAGTAGCTATGAATATGACCACCAAGGAAAAAATTATCTTGCAGACtataaaatggaggatgcgagTAGATATTGAAGTTGATCCCATGCAGCTCTTGGGCAAGCGAGCCCGGCTGGTGGGGAGGACTCAGCAAGACCAGCCCAAAATTCTGAGCAGAATGGAACCCATCCCACCAAATGCACTAGTGAAACCCAATGCCAATGATGCCCAGGTCCTCATGTGGAGGCCCAAGAGAGGCCTGCCTTTGGTAGTGATACCACCCAAATAG